In Candidatus Limnocylindrales bacterium, the genomic window CAGACAGAAAGGTTAACCGACGTTGTGGAAGAGAGTAGGGACTTTTTTCTTGACTTTTGTTTTTAAACAGGGGATATTTATTTTCTTAAACTCATAAAGGCCATCGATAAAATTTTAAACAAGAAGGAGGAGGTAAAGGATGGTAACCCCACATGATATAGAAATTTATCTGGATGACAGTGGGTTCCCTTTTGAAAGAATCAGTGAAGGGGTTTGGCGTGTAGAATCCCCTGCCAACAAAGTAACCAATATTATTATGAGCGTGGTGGAACCCATTTTGGTTCTACGAATCAAACTCATGCAGGTGCCGGAAAAAAATCGAGAACAGTTTTATGAACATCTTCTTAAGCTTAACGCAAAGGACATACCTCATGGAGCTTTTGGAGTGGAAGACGGCCAGGTTGTTTTGATTGATTCACTTCAAATGGAAAATCTGGACCGTAATGAACTTCAGGCATCCATAGAATCCCTCGCTTTTACGGTAGCTCAATACTATAACGAGCTGAAAGAATATTGTGAGAAGTAGACTTAAATCAAAAAGATAATGGGAAAGAGGCGAGTTCTAGATTCTTACCTGCTTAAAGGGAGGAGAAAAGGATATGGGAATTTTTAAAAGAATGGCTGACATTCTTAAGTCCAACATAAATGATTTGATCAGCAAAGCAGAAGATCCGGCTAAGATGTTGGATCAAATCATCCTGGAGATGCAAGAGCAATTGAGGGATGCTAAAATTCAGGTTGCTAAAGCAATTGCCGATGAAAAAAGGCTCAAACAACAGCTGGATCAAAATCTTGCCCAGGCTCAGAACTGGGAGAGCAAAGCAGTTCTGGCGCTGCAGAAAGGGGATGAGGAACTGGCCAGAGAGGCTTTGAAACGAAAGAAAAGCTATGCAGACATTGCGACGACCCTGGAGCCTCAGTGGAAAGATCAAAATGAAGTGGTGAACAAGCTGAAAGAGAGTCTCCGAGCCCTGGAAGCCAAAATCGATGAGGCCAGAAGAAAAAAAGAAGTGCTTATTGCTCGTCAGAAGAGGGCCGAAGCCCAGAAGAAAATTCAAGAGGTCATGATAGGTATGTCGGATACCAGTGCCTTTGATAACTTTGCTCGAATGGAACGGAAAGTTGAGGAAATGGAAGCCCAGGCGGCGGCTGCCGTAGAACTCAGTACCAATACCCTGGAAGATAAGTTTAAGGCTTTGGAATCCGATGCTGGTGTCGATGCTGAATTGGAGGCTTTGAAGGCGAAGTTAGCCCTCAAGGGAAATACCGAATCAAACCCAAAAGCCTCTTAATGGGATTATAATGAACAAAAAGCTGGATAAAGCCCTGTTTATAAACCATTTTAGAGAAGAAACGACCCGCTACATTCATCAGATCTGTCAGTGGCTCCTTCAACTCGAGAACGATCCCGACAATAACAGGCTTGTCAGCGATGTAGTTCGAGAAATTCGTAGTCTTAAGGGCGCTGCCCGATTATTAGGTTACTATGATATTAGCTCTTTAGCCCAGAAAATCGAAGAAATTGTGGTGGCCGTACAGGTTAAAAGACTGAATTTAAACCGCTCGGTTATGACGGTTCTGGTATACGCCTTAAGCATATTAGATGATCTTATCGAAGGGATTTACCAGGGTATTTCCAAAACACTTGATCTCAACGCCATCCATCGTCTTATCGATACGCTCCTGACCAAACGGGAAATCGATATAACTTACCTTTCGAAAATCGGCGGAAACTTTAAACTATCTTTCAGTAAACCCATGAGTCCATCCCTGCAATCCCAAACAGAAGTCACAAATCGACCTCCAGTACTCTCTCAACCTTCTGTACAGACCTCTGTACAGACCTCATCCCAACCTTCCGTATCGGTTTCAGATTTTATCCCCATTCAGGTAAATGATCTCTATGCGATCCTGGGCCTGGCCCAGAAGTTAGTGACTTTGACCCAGACTCTCAATAAGGACCACGAAGAAGCGCTTCAACTGAGTCAGGCTCTACAGAATCAAATTCTACAGATTCGCCGACGCATGGAAGAATATAAAGAAAGCGGCGGGAATCGAGTCTAGAGATTATGAATACCAAAAAGGTTTTAGTTGTCGATGATAGCCTGATTGTCAAGGAGATCCTGACCTATTTGCTGACCGATCTGGGTTGTGAAGTCATTACTGCACAGGACGGGATTGAAGCCATTGAAAAGGTCTACCAGGAAAGCCCAGACCTCATTTTACTGGATGTTATGATGCCTCACATGAATGGTTATCAGGTTTGCCGATTGCTGAAAGATGATAAAGATACCCGCCATATTCCCGTCGTATTTCTCACAGCCCAGGATCAACCCGCAGACCGATACTGGGGATTTATGGCCGGAGCCGATGAATATCTCATCAAGGATCTGGAACACGAAAACCTCATCGAGCGGATCGAGAGTATTCTGAAACAGGTAGATACGACCGAGGAGCGGGCTCTCCGAAAGAAACCCCGTCAGGTAACCTCTGTGGATATTCTCTCTCAGGTAAATAATTTACTGGACCGTAAACTCTATCAGTCTACCATTGTAAACGAAATCAACCAGCTCGCCGTTTCCATGCAGAATTTTGAGGAGACTTTGAAATCTGTCTTTCAACTGTTAAGTCGAATTATACAATTTCAGATCGGCGTGGTTTCCATCATCGGACCTGATCTTCAAAAAATTTACCTCTACGTCCAGGATACTCTCCATCCTTCTTTATTAAATCAAATAAGTGCCTTGTTCCAGGAAGATAGTAAAAGTAAACAAACTTTCCTGGAGTTAAAAGGTCGTATTACAGAAACCTCATCACTTCGGACCCTTGCCAGCTATTGCAAAGTTCCCCTCATCAGTAAAGGGGGTCAGATTGGAAGTATTCTGCTCGGGGATTCCAAGACGGGGAAGTTACTGGAGGAAGATCAGAACATTCTCAAAATAGCAGCCAAAGAAGCCGCGGTGGTGATCGATAATGCCCGACTCTATGATTACAATGCGCAACTTTACATGGACCTGGAAAAAGAAATCCAGCAAATTTCCAGTATTCAAAGATCCCTCCTTCCCCATACCAACCCCCTGGAGCAATGGGTTGAGATCCAGTCTGTCATGATCCCTGCCCGTGAGGTTGGAGGGGATTATTATGATTACTTCCTCTTAAACGATCACAAACTGGCTATTACCATTGGAGATGTCACAGGAAAAGGAGCACCGGCCTCTCTGCTGATGGCCATGGTGAAAACCGCTCTTCAGGTTAAAGTCAGTATAACTTCTGAACTTCCGGAACTACTCTCCTTTCTCAATGCATTTGTCCGGGATCAACGGGCAGGCCAGTATATGACCTTATTTTTTGGAATTCTGGATTTATCCCACCAGGTTTTCACTTACGTGAATGCGGGTCATAACTTTCCGTATTTAGTCTCTCCATCAACTCAGAAACTCCAATTCCTGGAATCCAGCTTTCTACCCCTGGGACTCGAAAAGTCCGGTAAATATAGGGTTTCTAAACAGAAGATAAACCCGGAGGATTTTCTATTCTTTTATACCGACGGAATCGTGGAAGCCATGGATGAAAACAGGGAGTTATTCGGCTATGAACGGCTGGAAGAGATTCTTCTGAAGAACTGTCGGTTATCTTTAGAAGAGATTAAGCAACACGTCCTGGAAGGTGTTCAGGCTTTCTGTGGAACTGCACCTGTGGGGGATGACAGGACTTTGGTTTTGGTAAGATGCAAATAAAGTTGTAACAGACCCTCATCCCTAGTCCTTCACCCAGGGCTTTGGGACAATGGCCTTAAGTGAAGGAAGGGGCGGTTCATGAACCGCCCGTACTAAGGTTAAAGGCGTCCTCATCCTGTCCCTCCCCCGTTTCACAGGGGAAGGGATTTTGACTGCAACGTTCCTTCCCCTGCGAAGCGGGGGAAGGTCAGAAAGGGGGCCTTAACTTAATGTCGTTGGGGCTTCGGAAGAGGGATCTGGGATAAGGGTGAACAATTCACCCTTCCTTACTTTTGATTGAATTCTATGCGGATCAGTAAAATCGAACGAAATACTTTAGAAACTCAAATAAAGGTGGAACTCAACCTCGATGGTCGAGGAGACAGTATCATTCACACGGGTATAGGTTTCCTTGATCACATGCTAACACTGTTAGCCAGACATGGTCTCTTCGATCTTC contains:
- a CDS encoding YbjN domain-containing protein, with protein sequence MVTPHDIEIYLDDSGFPFERISEGVWRVESPANKVTNIIMSVVEPILVLRIKLMQVPEKNREQFYEHLLKLNAKDIPHGAFGVEDGQVVLIDSLQMENLDRNELQASIESLAFTVAQYYNELKEYCEK
- a CDS encoding PspA/IM30 family protein is translated as MGIFKRMADILKSNINDLISKAEDPAKMLDQIILEMQEQLRDAKIQVAKAIADEKRLKQQLDQNLAQAQNWESKAVLALQKGDEELAREALKRKKSYADIATTLEPQWKDQNEVVNKLKESLRALEAKIDEARRKKEVLIARQKRAEAQKKIQEVMIGMSDTSAFDNFARMERKVEEMEAQAAAAVELSTNTLEDKFKALESDAGVDAELEALKAKLALKGNTESNPKAS
- a CDS encoding Hpt domain-containing protein; translated protein: MNKKLDKALFINHFREETTRYIHQICQWLLQLENDPDNNRLVSDVVREIRSLKGAARLLGYYDISSLAQKIEEIVVAVQVKRLNLNRSVMTVLVYALSILDDLIEGIYQGISKTLDLNAIHRLIDTLLTKREIDITYLSKIGGNFKLSFSKPMSPSLQSQTEVTNRPPVLSQPSVQTSVQTSSQPSVSVSDFIPIQVNDLYAILGLAQKLVTLTQTLNKDHEEALQLSQALQNQILQIRRRMEEYKESGGNRV
- a CDS encoding SpoIIE family protein phosphatase; protein product: MNTKKVLVVDDSLIVKEILTYLLTDLGCEVITAQDGIEAIEKVYQESPDLILLDVMMPHMNGYQVCRLLKDDKDTRHIPVVFLTAQDQPADRYWGFMAGADEYLIKDLEHENLIERIESILKQVDTTEERALRKKPRQVTSVDILSQVNNLLDRKLYQSTIVNEINQLAVSMQNFEETLKSVFQLLSRIIQFQIGVVSIIGPDLQKIYLYVQDTLHPSLLNQISALFQEDSKSKQTFLELKGRITETSSLRTLASYCKVPLISKGGQIGSILLGDSKTGKLLEEDQNILKIAAKEAAVVIDNARLYDYNAQLYMDLEKEIQQISSIQRSLLPHTNPLEQWVEIQSVMIPAREVGGDYYDYFLLNDHKLAITIGDVTGKGAPASLLMAMVKTALQVKVSITSELPELLSFLNAFVRDQRAGQYMTLFFGILDLSHQVFTYVNAGHNFPYLVSPSTQKLQFLESSFLPLGLEKSGKYRVSKQKINPEDFLFFYTDGIVEAMDENRELFGYERLEEILLKNCRLSLEEIKQHVLEGVQAFCGTAPVGDDRTLVLVRCK